In Aeromicrobium marinum DSM 15272, one genomic interval encodes:
- a CDS encoding SDR family NAD(P)-dependent oxidoreductase yields MDTTRLAGKNILITGAAQGMGAAVAVDYAAQGANVCLGDVNVDGVEQVAAEINAADGGRATHVQLDVTSQEAAEAAVAATVEAFGSINVLVNNAGINKPLFFLDITRDNWQRIMDVNAWGTLNCMQAAARRMVAQGKQDHPYKIINVGSILSRETFDDVVVYGASKHAVLALIKGGAKALMEHNITVNGYGPGVVRTELWEQLDKDLVAIGKFAKEGESMDSLAQNMILMKRYSYPEDVVGTAAFLASDDSDYMTGQLLMIDGGIVIQ; encoded by the coding sequence GTGGACACCACACGACTCGCCGGCAAGAACATCCTCATCACCGGCGCCGCTCAAGGCATGGGCGCCGCCGTCGCCGTCGACTACGCCGCCCAGGGCGCCAACGTCTGTCTCGGAGACGTGAACGTCGACGGCGTGGAGCAGGTCGCCGCAGAGATCAATGCCGCCGACGGCGGCCGTGCGACCCACGTGCAGCTCGACGTCACGAGCCAGGAGGCCGCGGAGGCCGCGGTCGCCGCGACGGTCGAGGCGTTCGGCAGCATCAACGTGCTGGTCAACAACGCCGGCATCAACAAGCCGCTGTTCTTCCTGGACATCACCCGCGACAACTGGCAGCGCATCATGGACGTCAACGCGTGGGGCACCCTCAACTGCATGCAGGCGGCTGCTCGCCGGATGGTCGCCCAGGGCAAGCAGGACCACCCCTACAAGATCATCAACGTCGGCTCCATCCTGTCGCGGGAGACCTTCGACGACGTCGTCGTCTACGGCGCCTCCAAGCACGCCGTGCTCGCGCTCATCAAGGGCGGTGCGAAGGCGCTGATGGAGCACAACATCACCGTCAACGGCTACGGCCCCGGAGTGGTGCGCACCGAGCTCTGGGAGCAGCTGGACAAGGACCTCGTCGCCATCGGCAAGTTCGCCAAGGAGGGCGAGTCCATGGACTCGCTCGCCCAGAACATGATCCTGATGAAGCGCTACTCCTACCCCGAGGACGTGGTCGGCACGGCCGCCTTCCTCGCCAGCGACGACAGCGACTACATGACCGGCCAGCTCCTGATGATCGACGGCGGGATCGTGATCCAGTGA
- a CDS encoding M24 family metallopeptidase produces MSIISPQHAPGLEVPRLDFGGRPVPAPGHMGVDYESRVDFDRLRAYRLGRAKAALEASECGAFLLFDFYNIRYTTQTWIGGALGDKMIRYTLLARGKEPVLWDFGSAVKHHKLHSQWTPEDNYRAGFLGFRGAVAPSVGLMESAVKEIASLLVEAGVADMPVGVDIVEPPFLFEMERQGLRVADAQQPMLDARCIKSFDEIVLLNQAAAMVDGVYQDITEALKPGVRENEIVAMANRRLYEMGSDQVEAVNAISGERCNPHPHNFTDRIVRPGDQAFFDIIHSFNGYRTCYYRTFAVGSSTAAQRDAYTRAREWMDRGIDGIKAGVGTDEVAALLPKAEEFGFDSEMEAFGLQFAHGLGLGLHERPIISRLNSMKEPVELQVGMVFALETYCPATDGFSAARIEEEIVITEDGPRVLTLFPAQELFVTSPY; encoded by the coding sequence GTGAGCATCATCAGTCCCCAGCACGCACCCGGGCTCGAGGTTCCGCGCCTGGACTTCGGCGGTCGCCCCGTCCCGGCGCCGGGCCACATGGGTGTCGACTACGAGTCCCGTGTCGATTTCGACCGGCTCCGGGCCTACCGGCTCGGTCGGGCCAAGGCGGCACTGGAGGCCAGCGAGTGCGGCGCCTTCCTGCTCTTCGACTTCTACAACATCCGCTACACCACGCAGACGTGGATCGGTGGCGCCCTGGGCGACAAGATGATCCGCTACACCCTGCTGGCGCGCGGGAAGGAGCCGGTGCTCTGGGACTTCGGGTCCGCCGTCAAGCACCACAAGCTGCACTCGCAGTGGACGCCGGAGGACAACTACCGCGCGGGCTTCCTCGGGTTCCGCGGCGCGGTCGCTCCGTCGGTCGGGCTGATGGAGTCGGCGGTCAAGGAGATCGCGTCCCTCCTGGTCGAGGCGGGGGTCGCCGACATGCCGGTCGGCGTCGACATCGTCGAGCCGCCGTTCCTCTTCGAGATGGAACGCCAGGGCCTCCGGGTGGCCGATGCCCAGCAGCCGATGCTGGACGCACGCTGCATCAAGTCCTTCGACGAGATCGTGCTGCTCAACCAGGCGGCCGCCATGGTCGACGGCGTCTACCAGGACATCACCGAGGCGCTGAAGCCCGGCGTCCGTGAGAACGAGATCGTCGCCATGGCAAACCGGCGGCTGTACGAGATGGGCTCGGACCAGGTCGAGGCCGTCAACGCGATCTCGGGGGAGCGGTGCAACCCTCACCCCCACAACTTCACCGACCGGATCGTCCGGCCCGGCGACCAGGCGTTCTTCGACATCATCCATTCGTTCAACGGCTACCGCACCTGCTACTACCGCACCTTCGCGGTCGGCAGCTCGACGGCGGCGCAGCGCGACGCGTACACCCGTGCCCGCGAGTGGATGGACCGGGGGATCGACGGCATCAAGGCCGGCGTCGGCACCGACGAGGTGGCGGCGTTGTTGCCCAAGGCCGAGGAGTTCGGCTTCGACAGCGAGATGGAGGCCTTCGGTCTGCAGTTCGCCCACGGCCTCGGGCTCGGTCTGCACGAGCGCCCGATCATCTCCCGGCTCAACTCGATGAAGGAGCCGGTCGAGCTCCAGGTCGGCATGGTCTTCGCGCTGGAGACCTACTGCCCTGCCACCGACGGGTTCTCCGCCGCCCGCATCGAGGAGGAGATCGTGATCACCGAGGACGGGCCTCGCGTGCTCACCCTCTTCCCGGCGCAGGAACTCTTCGTCACCAGCCCCTACTGA
- a CDS encoding sugar ABC transporter substrate-binding protein — translation MRSPRTTTAALALLFAASALSACGTDSSSASDGDKNVYALLPQGTDQPYGTEYLKAMNAEAEKEGISLTITNSQYDADKQASDCQVAVAAQPDLIILWPAVADTVRPCLERARAADIPVTITNSDVKEEDKSLTAGYSGPDTYGQGVSSAEIMCELADGQDINILQVEGLTGNTTAIDRKAGFEDTIAENCPNVTIVASQPGDWNKDDSQTVTSEMLTATGADNIQGIYAADDTMVAGAIDALSSQGLDVEEMLITSIGNTMLGNPLVVSGLLDGTVFQSSEWDGRNAITLAAKVLAGEELDGDLFMPSVKVTAANASDPEVAPNW, via the coding sequence ATGCGCAGCCCCCGCACCACCACCGCCGCACTGGCGCTCCTGTTCGCCGCATCGGCGCTCTCCGCCTGCGGCACCGACAGCAGCAGTGCGTCGGACGGCGACAAGAACGTCTACGCACTCCTGCCCCAGGGCACCGACCAGCCCTACGGCACCGAGTACCTGAAGGCGATGAATGCCGAGGCCGAGAAGGAGGGCATCAGCCTGACCATCACGAACTCGCAGTACGACGCCGACAAGCAGGCCAGCGACTGCCAGGTCGCCGTGGCGGCCCAGCCGGACCTGATCATCCTGTGGCCGGCCGTCGCCGACACCGTGCGCCCGTGTCTGGAGCGTGCCCGGGCGGCGGACATCCCGGTGACGATCACCAACTCCGACGTGAAGGAGGAGGACAAGAGCCTGACCGCCGGCTACTCCGGCCCGGACACCTACGGCCAGGGTGTCTCCTCGGCCGAGATCATGTGCGAGCTGGCCGACGGTCAGGACATCAACATCCTCCAGGTCGAGGGCCTGACCGGGAACACGACGGCGATCGACCGCAAGGCCGGATTCGAGGACACGATCGCCGAGAACTGCCCGAACGTCACGATCGTCGCCTCGCAGCCCGGCGACTGGAACAAGGACGACTCCCAGACCGTGACGTCCGAGATGCTCACCGCGACGGGCGCGGACAACATCCAGGGCATCTACGCGGCCGACGACACCATGGTGGCGGGCGCCATCGATGCGCTGAGCTCGCAGGGGCTCGACGTCGAGGAGATGCTGATCACGTCGATCGGCAACACCATGCTGGGCAACCCGCTGGTCGTCAGCGGCCTGCTCGACGGCACGGTCTTCCAGTCCTCGGAGTGGGACGGTCGCAACGCCATCACCCTCGCGGCGAAGGTGCTGGCCGGCGAGGAGCTCGACGGCGACCTGTTCATGCCCTCGGTGAAGGTCACCGCGGCCAACGCCTCGGACCCCGAGGTCGCGCCCAACTGGTGA
- a CDS encoding ABC transporter permease: MSTSHGVTFGDDSVGTRADQLRRTLGRRTEGRGVALLAVVLVVVVILEPLVFSAYPVTLSRIALVGLVALGLTVVILMGELDLSVASTAVLAGVVMAQTDNIAVGVLLALLVGVAVGLVNAFFVIKVGINSFIATLGMLFVLRGLAIVVSNSEPIPLENISFAISFGLPIVGPLTPRIVIFILVFLVLHLFLTRVRAGREFYAVGGNRQAARDAGIPVDRRLVTGFVVCSVIAAGAGAINTLERTAADPTSGSTVLLASFAAAIIGGVALTGGRGSILGTLIGAISLGTLEVGLTLTGVQVDIQQIFIGGVLLLAVMTDPASLRAASFSLRTSLRGLRGRSTDREPTPSHDATAP; the protein is encoded by the coding sequence ATGAGCACCTCCCACGGCGTCACCTTCGGCGACGACTCCGTCGGCACCCGCGCCGACCAGCTCCGTCGCACGCTCGGTCGCCGTACCGAGGGCCGCGGCGTCGCCCTGCTCGCGGTGGTCCTCGTCGTCGTCGTCATCCTCGAGCCGCTGGTCTTCTCCGCCTACCCGGTCACCCTGAGCCGGATCGCTCTCGTGGGGCTCGTCGCACTCGGCCTGACCGTGGTCATCCTCATGGGCGAGCTCGACCTGAGCGTCGCCAGTACCGCCGTCCTGGCCGGGGTGGTCATGGCGCAGACGGACAACATCGCCGTCGGGGTGCTCCTCGCGCTGCTGGTCGGCGTCGCCGTGGGGCTGGTCAACGCCTTCTTCGTGATCAAGGTCGGGATCAACTCGTTCATCGCCACCCTCGGCATGCTGTTCGTGCTGCGTGGGCTCGCGATCGTCGTCTCGAACTCCGAGCCGATCCCGCTCGAGAACATCAGCTTCGCCATCTCGTTCGGGCTCCCGATCGTGGGGCCACTGACCCCGCGCATCGTGATCTTCATCCTCGTCTTCCTGGTCCTGCACCTCTTCCTCACCCGGGTGCGCGCCGGTCGCGAGTTCTACGCCGTCGGCGGCAACCGCCAGGCAGCGCGGGACGCGGGGATCCCGGTCGACCGGCGTCTGGTCACGGGCTTCGTCGTGTGCAGCGTCATCGCTGCAGGCGCCGGTGCCATCAACACCCTCGAGCGCACGGCGGCGGACCCCACCTCGGGCTCGACCGTGCTGCTCGCCAGTTTTGCCGCAGCCATCATCGGCGGCGTCGCCCTCACCGGAGGGCGCGGTTCCATCCTTGGCACCCTGATCGGGGCCATCTCGCTCGGAACCCTGGAGGTCGGACTCACCCTCACCGGTGTGCAGGTCGACATCCAGCAGATCTTCATCGGCGGTGTCCTGCTCCTGGCGGTCATGACCGACCCAGCCAGCCTCAGGGCCGCCAGCTTCTCCCTCCGCACGTCTCTTCGCGGCCTCCGGGGCCGGTCGACCGACCGAGAGCCCACGCCGTCGCACGACGCGACGGCACCGTGA
- a CDS encoding ABC transporter permease yields the protein MNQLTQSPVAAAPPAAAQVEPVGRSATGTALLWAAERGIVVFTAALILASVVFVDGFASAVNIADVFHRAAPIGIVAVGMTFVVISGNYLDLSVVAQVATSAVILIGVSNSVSIPVAIALAFAVSVAYGLVNGVAVGYFKANAVIVTLSTTFVGLGLLRWLSGGSIYFGPADGPIESFGDIKLGVVPVSAIVLVLVAIVLGFLLSRTNFGFAVRSFGSNKESTRLSGVNTPLVVVGAFMITAFAATIAGFVLAAYSNTAVSSMSDGYDFGALAAIIIGGTSVFGGRGSVLRTVLGVIFVSVLTNVLVLSGADFGWQQVAIGSLIVLAVSVDALARKVSRT from the coding sequence ATGAACCAGCTCACCCAGTCCCCGGTCGCGGCAGCGCCGCCGGCCGCCGCACAGGTCGAACCGGTGGGCCGGTCGGCCACCGGTACGGCGCTGCTGTGGGCGGCCGAGCGGGGGATCGTCGTCTTCACGGCCGCGCTCATCCTTGCGTCCGTCGTGTTCGTCGACGGCTTCGCCTCGGCGGTGAACATCGCTGACGTGTTCCACCGGGCAGCGCCGATCGGGATCGTGGCCGTGGGCATGACCTTCGTGGTCATCAGCGGCAACTACCTGGACCTGTCCGTGGTCGCCCAGGTCGCCACCAGCGCGGTCATCCTCATCGGCGTCAGCAACTCCGTCAGCATCCCCGTCGCGATCGCTCTCGCCTTCGCCGTCTCGGTGGCCTACGGGCTGGTCAACGGGGTGGCCGTCGGCTACTTCAAGGCCAACGCCGTGATCGTCACCCTCTCGACCACCTTCGTGGGACTCGGTCTGCTGCGGTGGCTGTCGGGCGGCAGCATCTACTTCGGTCCCGCGGACGGACCCATCGAGTCGTTCGGCGACATCAAGCTCGGCGTCGTCCCCGTCTCCGCGATCGTCTTGGTGCTGGTGGCGATCGTCCTGGGCTTCCTGCTGAGCCGCACGAACTTCGGCTTCGCGGTGCGCTCGTTCGGCAGCAACAAGGAGTCGACCCGGCTGAGCGGGGTCAACACCCCGCTGGTCGTGGTCGGCGCCTTCATGATCACCGCGTTCGCGGCCACCATCGCCGGGTTCGTGCTCGCCGCCTACTCCAACACCGCCGTCAGCTCCATGTCCGACGGCTACGACTTCGGTGCCCTCGCGGCCATCATCATCGGTGGCACCAGCGTATTCGGCGGGCGGGGGAGCGTGCTCAGGACGGTCCTCGGAGTCATCTTCGTCAGCGTCCTGACCAACGTCCTGGTCCTGTCCGGCGCCGACTTCGGATGGCAGCAGGTCGCCATCGGATCCCTGATCGTCCTCGCGGTGTCCGTCGACGCCCTCGCCCGGAAAGTGAGCAGGACATGA
- a CDS encoding sugar ABC transporter ATP-binding protein, which yields MSDELSSAVGAVVIEAVSITKRFGGAVAVDDVSVSVRTGEIYALVGENGAGKSTLMRILAGVLEPTEGSVLVDGSPIESGTRAALDAGIALVHQELSLVPEMTVAENIMLGTFPTRGGTISRKEMRRYAGAALQEIGVSIDLDEPVSRLSVSLRQFIEIARAVARKPRVLILDEPTATLTPAETDYLLQMLKRLARAGLAIVYISHRLPEIFSTCDRVTVLRDGRHVDTMDIADTTPDALVDKMVGSELKRVHQTARESSPGDVVLSARGITAPRVHGIDLDVRAGEIVGLGGLVGAGRSEFVRAMLGVDLRTGGDVTVLVDGRRRRIGSYQAAVRHGIAFVPEERRQDGLALTMSVSDNIALPNRGTIGRGGVTSAAKQQAFAGPLVDTVGLRPPDVKRDVGDYSGGNQQKVVIAKWLGLRPRVIVLDEPTRGVDVGAKAEIHRLVQELADEGTAVLVISSDLPELLELSDVIHVIRDGRIAGTLARDGADERSVMSLAAGESMVTSS from the coding sequence GTGAGCGACGAACTGTCCTCAGCAGTCGGGGCCGTGGTGATCGAGGCCGTCTCGATCACGAAGCGATTCGGCGGCGCCGTGGCCGTCGACGACGTGAGCGTCTCGGTACGCACCGGAGAGATCTACGCCCTCGTCGGGGAGAACGGCGCCGGGAAGTCCACGCTGATGCGCATCCTCGCCGGGGTCCTGGAGCCGACCGAGGGTTCGGTTCTCGTCGACGGGTCTCCCATCGAGAGCGGCACCCGCGCCGCTCTCGACGCGGGCATCGCCCTGGTCCACCAGGAGCTCAGCCTCGTGCCGGAGATGACCGTGGCCGAGAACATCATGCTCGGCACCTTCCCGACCCGCGGTGGCACCATCAGCCGCAAGGAGATGCGGCGCTACGCCGGCGCGGCCCTGCAGGAGATCGGGGTCTCGATCGACCTCGACGAGCCGGTCTCGCGTCTGTCCGTCTCGCTGCGCCAGTTCATCGAGATCGCCCGCGCGGTCGCCCGCAAGCCGCGGGTGCTGATCCTGGACGAGCCGACGGCCACGCTGACGCCGGCCGAGACCGACTACCTGCTCCAGATGCTGAAGCGGCTGGCCCGGGCCGGTCTGGCGATCGTGTACATCTCGCACCGACTGCCCGAGATCTTCTCCACGTGCGATCGCGTCACCGTCCTGCGGGACGGCCGGCACGTCGACACGATGGACATCGCCGACACCACGCCCGACGCCCTCGTCGACAAGATGGTGGGCAGCGAGCTCAAGCGTGTCCACCAGACGGCCCGCGAGAGCAGTCCCGGCGACGTGGTGCTGTCGGCCCGGGGGATCACCGCACCGAGGGTCCACGGCATCGACCTGGACGTCCGCGCCGGTGAGATCGTGGGGCTCGGAGGCCTCGTCGGAGCCGGCCGCAGCGAGTTCGTCCGCGCGATGCTGGGCGTCGACCTGCGCACCGGCGGTGACGTCACGGTCCTCGTCGACGGTCGCAGGCGACGGATCGGCAGCTACCAGGCGGCGGTGCGTCACGGCATCGCGTTCGTCCCGGAGGAGCGGAGGCAGGACGGCCTGGCGCTGACGATGTCGGTCAGCGACAACATCGCCCTCCCCAACCGCGGCACCATCGGACGAGGAGGCGTGACCAGCGCCGCCAAGCAGCAGGCCTTCGCCGGCCCACTCGTCGACACGGTCGGCCTCCGTCCGCCGGACGTGAAGCGCGACGTGGGTGACTACAGCGGCGGCAACCAGCAGAAGGTCGTCATCGCCAAGTGGCTCGGCCTCCGCCCCCGCGTGATCGTGCTCGACGAGCCCACCCGCGGCGTCGACGTCGGCGCCAAGGCCGAGATCCACCGCCTGGTCCAGGAGCTCGCGGACGAGGGCACCGCCGTGCTCGTCATCAGCTCGGACCTTCCCGAGCTCCTGGAGCTCTCCGACGTCATCCACGTCATCCGCGACGGCCGGATCGCGGGCACCCTCGCCCGTGACGGGGCCGACGAGCGGAGCGTCATGTCCCTCGCTGCCGGAGAAAGCATGGTCACCTCCTCATGA
- a CDS encoding helix-turn-helix domain-containing protein, translated as MTDHQPSTAERIAIGHRIRSAREAAGISVRELSRRLEVSPSHVSQVERGLASFSVRALYRVVSELEISMDSLFGEVLPVPEVPAASDSPGPGPGAGSDGGLDHLVAGGVVLRQRDRPTLPLAGGTRWERLTPRPENGAEFIQVVYPPAVVGDERQIDFIQHSSREYGLILTGRLTVQVGFDTTVLEAGDSIAFDSGVPHRFWNETPHEVRAVWFILDSPRSGDDAEDDASARLAATGKHGGA; from the coding sequence GTGACGGACCACCAGCCATCGACAGCCGAACGGATCGCGATCGGACATCGCATCCGTTCTGCGCGTGAGGCGGCCGGCATCAGTGTGCGGGAGCTCTCGCGCCGGTTGGAGGTCTCTCCCAGCCATGTCTCCCAGGTCGAGAGAGGGCTGGCGTCGTTCAGCGTCCGTGCTCTCTACCGGGTCGTGAGCGAGCTCGAGATCTCGATGGACAGCCTGTTCGGCGAGGTGCTGCCGGTCCCCGAAGTCCCGGCGGCCTCGGACTCACCCGGTCCGGGCCCCGGCGCGGGCAGCGACGGCGGGCTCGACCACCTCGTGGCCGGCGGAGTCGTCCTGCGCCAGCGTGACCGTCCGACGCTTCCCCTGGCGGGCGGTACCCGGTGGGAACGCCTGACCCCACGGCCCGAGAACGGCGCGGAGTTCATCCAGGTCGTGTACCCGCCCGCCGTCGTGGGCGACGAGCGGCAGATCGACTTCATCCAGCACTCCAGCCGCGAGTACGGGCTGATCCTGACCGGTCGACTGACCGTCCAGGTCGGCTTCGACACGACCGTGCTGGAGGCGGGGGACTCCATCGCCTTCGACTCCGGCGTGCCCCATCGCTTCTGGAACGAGACGCCGCACGAGGTGCGTGCCGTGTGGTTCATCCTCGATTCCCCCAGGTCCGGCGACGACGCCGAGGACGACGCCTCCGCTCGCCTGGCGGCGACCGGGAAACACGGCGGCGCCTAG
- a CDS encoding dihydrofolate reductase family protein → MATLIYTSNMSLDGFTEDSRGGFSWAPPDDEVFVAITERMASAGTYLYGRRMYETMAVWETDPTLAERSDLTARFAEVWQAADKVVHSSTLTTTSTARTRLVDHVDAGAVEDLKSSADGYVLVGGPHLAAQALEAGLVDEIELFVWPVVLGGRNPALPAGWSAELDLLEHQRFPSGAVRLHYRVR, encoded by the coding sequence GTGGCCACACTGATCTACACGTCGAACATGTCCCTCGACGGGTTCACGGAGGACAGCCGCGGCGGCTTCAGCTGGGCGCCGCCGGACGACGAGGTGTTCGTGGCGATCACCGAGCGCATGGCCTCCGCCGGCACGTACCTGTACGGGCGACGCATGTACGAGACGATGGCCGTCTGGGAGACCGATCCGACCCTCGCTGAGCGGTCCGACCTCACCGCCCGGTTCGCCGAGGTGTGGCAGGCGGCGGACAAGGTCGTCCACTCCTCGACCCTCACCACGACGTCGACCGCGAGGACCCGCCTGGTGGATCACGTCGATGCGGGCGCCGTCGAAGACCTGAAGTCGTCCGCCGACGGGTACGTCCTGGTCGGCGGACCGCACCTCGCGGCGCAGGCCCTCGAGGCCGGTCTGGTCGACGAGATCGAGCTGTTCGTCTGGCCGGTGGTCCTCGGCGGACGCAACCCCGCCCTGCCCGCCGGGTGGTCCGCCGAGCTCGACCTGCTCGAGCACCAGCGCTTTCCCTCCGGAGCCGTTCGACTGCACTACCGGGTCCGGTGA
- a CDS encoding SDR family NAD(P)-dependent oxidoreductase: MDISGASAIVTGGASGIGAAVCRQLAAKGAHVVVADLKEEDGQALASEIGGVFIRVDVTDTEQIKTAVAAAEELAPLRVLVNSAGIGWAQRTIGRDGSFDSAHDFGAYKKVIEINLIGTFDALRLAATAISRTEPLESGERGAICNLASVAAFDGQIGQAAYSSSKGGVVGMTLPIARDLAASGIRVNTVAPGLIDTPIYGEGEASEAFKAKLGESVNFPKRLGYPDELASMVLECVTNSYVNGETIRVDGAIRMPPK; this comes from the coding sequence ATGGACATTTCTGGAGCATCAGCCATCGTCACCGGGGGCGCGTCAGGTATCGGCGCCGCCGTCTGCCGCCAGCTCGCCGCCAAGGGCGCGCACGTCGTGGTCGCCGACCTCAAGGAGGAGGACGGGCAGGCGCTCGCGAGCGAGATCGGCGGCGTGTTCATCCGCGTCGACGTGACCGACACCGAGCAGATCAAGACCGCCGTCGCCGCCGCGGAGGAGCTCGCTCCCCTGCGCGTGCTCGTGAACTCCGCCGGCATCGGGTGGGCGCAGCGCACCATCGGCCGCGATGGCAGTTTCGACTCCGCCCACGACTTCGGTGCCTACAAGAAGGTCATCGAGATCAACCTGATCGGCACGTTCGACGCGCTGCGGCTCGCCGCGACCGCGATCAGCCGCACCGAGCCGCTGGAGTCCGGCGAGCGGGGAGCGATCTGCAACCTGGCCTCGGTGGCCGCGTTCGACGGTCAGATCGGCCAGGCGGCCTACTCGTCGTCCAAGGGTGGCGTGGTCGGCATGACCCTGCCGATCGCCCGTGACCTCGCTGCCTCGGGCATCCGGGTCAACACGGTGGCACCCGGCCTGATCGACACGCCGATCTACGGCGAGGGTGAGGCCTCCGAGGCCTTCAAGGCCAAGCTGGGCGAGTCGGTCAACTTCCCCAAGCGTCTCGGGTACCCCGACGAGCTCGCCTCCATGGTGCTGGAGTGCGTCACCAACTCCTACGTGAACGGCGAGACGATCCGCGTCGACGGCGCCATCCGGATGCCCCCCAAGTAG
- a CDS encoding DUF2975 domain-containing protein, with the protein MNPWVLRTLRTVIAVALAGSVVVQAALVALLWWDTDRPPTGIDVSLVVIGVLGVGTLQVVGVCIWRLLTMVRAGTVFSPRAFRFVDGVIGAIAAASVLTFAVAVVARFANHATPGDEVAPGLVGLVCGFALVIAGVALVVYVMRTLLVQAVGFEAEARTLQSELDEVI; encoded by the coding sequence ATGAACCCGTGGGTCCTTCGTACGCTGCGCACCGTGATCGCCGTGGCCCTGGCCGGTTCGGTCGTGGTGCAGGCCGCGCTCGTGGCACTGCTGTGGTGGGACACCGATCGACCGCCGACCGGCATCGACGTGTCGCTGGTGGTGATCGGCGTCCTGGGCGTCGGAACGCTCCAGGTGGTCGGCGTGTGCATCTGGCGACTGCTCACCATGGTGCGCGCGGGGACGGTGTTCTCGCCGCGCGCGTTCCGGTTCGTCGACGGGGTGATCGGTGCGATCGCCGCCGCGTCGGTCCTGACCTTCGCGGTCGCCGTGGTGGCCAGGTTCGCCAACCACGCCACTCCGGGCGACGAGGTGGCGCCCGGCCTCGTCGGACTCGTCTGCGGATTCGCGCTGGTCATCGCCGGCGTGGCGCTCGTCGTGTACGTGATGCGCACGTTGCTCGTCCAGGCGGTCGGGTTCGAGGCCGAGGCACGGACCCTGCAGTCCGAGCTGGACGAGGTCATCTGA
- a CDS encoding helix-turn-helix domain-containing protein — MPIVVDVDVMLARRKIAVGTLADLVGITPANLAVLKNGRAKAVRFSTLAALCEVLECQPGDLLRWVPEDDVEDADRQVTAPRASPS, encoded by the coding sequence ATGCCCATCGTCGTCGACGTCGACGTGATGCTCGCGCGGCGCAAGATCGCCGTCGGCACGCTCGCAGACCTCGTGGGCATCACCCCCGCCAACCTCGCGGTGCTCAAGAACGGACGGGCCAAGGCCGTGCGCTTCAGCACCCTCGCCGCGCTCTGCGAGGTGCTGGAGTGCCAGCCCGGCGACCTGCTGCGATGGGTGCCCGAGGACGACGTCGAGGACGCCGACCGACAGGTCACTGCGCCGCGGGCATCACCGTCCTGA